From Cydia splendana chromosome 12, ilCydSple1.2, whole genome shotgun sequence, a single genomic window includes:
- the LOC134795508 gene encoding zinc finger CCCH domain-containing protein 18 isoform X4 has product MDSEDSRDGQGDAQSSSSSSSSSSRSRRSSSSSVSSKKDAKSPPHSPPRSPPRSPPRSPPRSPPQSPPQSPPQSPPRSPRSQSSDCPRSPSPEIRSRSCSLRSQSPSKARSPSNLSGAHSDINSPENSMPTSPAGPKSPDAPKSPSEPGSPDNREQYSARHSGGEGPKTPQSPSSSVHSGAGSPDTRSRPASPDSASQATSPSRDPNRNSRPTSPSPDRNSSRSSVVMSPKKREWSPKENWRRHTKAEQKMVPRSRERSRSESSQSSRSSSYNKRTSAKDPATEEISEGEMESDQEDDKKSRSKSQSSDKADAKDLNISHEDLSDVSDLDSLGPDDSAKGAKPKSTPASPEKPEVNGNNGISSQSSPKSPKSDSGKVDTPKLDKVPLEKTSNTEDGEEQLDFEAEEGECVEPKTAEQANGDGEIVDQAEEVKPRRVSRGSSLEEGEVSDEAERRPEESEPRPVCRFFSRGACTWGVSCRFLHPGVTDKGNYNMFDVVRGVPAAGYTAPPRDAAPPESAWERGLRTAKEMLRIANKRKEQDMDFEEKKLHLSVGGVVHDPDAELAYAAAAVGASPPRHEPMRDPDVFRPGHDVHGPYGPMYRGRFPRPVLDERERFFERERVYERERVYDRGHYDERSAMPEEPAYHKRRVRSSREVIVQRAEVERREAREGRRDGREGRPRDARDMRDQRDMRDPRDMRDPRDGRDPRDGRGDDWADPWMRAEPAARRRRPPSSDDSYSSSRLSPSVIVRERRMASARATAMNPPAPRRRAPSPAAARQLAANPPAPPRHKDEIDPYGRSKASSRNRDRKRYSRSSSSGSESSSSSSESESESHSSSSSGSSGARRARQARLLNAAARPRLNAKSSAGLAAAVSTTVASKKETTSDKESGGKKRPAGSPPNSGPAKKPVSRREELLKQLKAVEDAIARKRSKI; this is encoded by the exons ATGGATTCAGAAGATTCCCGTGATGGTCAGGGAGATGCACAGTCATCTTCAAGTAGTAGCAGCTCAAGCTCCAGAAGTCGCCGAAGCTCATCATCAAGTGTGTCATCTAAAAAAGATGCAAAGTCACCTCCACATTCTCCTCCTCGGTCACCACCTCGGTCACCACCACGGTCACCACCGCGGTCACCACCACAGTCTCCTCCACAATCACCTCCACAGTCACCACCTAGATCACCTCGCTCACAAAGTTCTGATTGCCCAAGGTCTCCATCACCAGAGATCCGCTCACGATCCTGTTCACTGCGATCCCAATCTCCTAGTAAAGCACGCTCCCCCAGTAACTTGAGCGGAGCTCATTCAGATATAAATTCACCTGAAAATTCTATGCCAACTTCACCTGCTGGTCCAAAATCACCAGATGCTCCAAAGTCACCCAGTGAGCCTGGTTCTCCTGACAACCGTGAGCAATACTCGGCGCGACATTCAGGTGGTGAAGGTCCAAAGACTCCTCAAAGTCCGAGCAGTTCAGTCCATTCAGGTGCTGGATCACCCGACACTAGGTCTCGGCCTGCTTCGCCTGACTCTGCATCGCAGGCAACATCTCCTTCAAGAGATCCTAACCGAAATTCCCGTCCTACAAGTCCCTCTCCAGATAGGAATTCGTCTAGGTCATCAGTAGTAATGTCACCAAAAAAACGAGAATGGAGCCCTAAAGAAAACTGGAGGAGGCATACTAAAGCTGAACAGAAAATGGTACCTAGATCACGAGAAAGAAGCAGATCGGAATCTAGTCAGTCGAGTAGGAGCTCTTCATATAATAAGAGAACTAGCGCTAAGGACCCTGCTACTGAAGAGATTTCTGAAG gtgAAATGGAATCAGATCAGGAAGATGATAAAAAATCTAGGAGTAAATCACAAAGTAGCGATAAAGCTGATGCAAAAGATTTGAATATCAGCCATGAAGACCTATCAGATGTATCAGACCTAGACTCTTTAGGGCCAGACGATAGTGCTAAAGGAGCAAAG CCTAAATCTACACCGGCATCTCCAGAAAAACCTGAGGTTAATGGAAATAATGGGATAAGCTCGCAATCATCACCTAAGTCTCCTAAATCAGACAGTGGAAAAGTAGACACACCTAAACTGGACAAA GTTCCCCTAGAAAAGACCAGTAACACAGAGGATGGCGAGGAGCAACTAGACTTTGAGGCTGAGGAAGGTGAATGCGTGGAGCCTAAAACTGCTGAACAAGCTAATGGAGATGGAGAAATTGTTGACCAAG ctgAAGAAGTGAAGCCACGCCGAGTATCTAGAGGCTCATCGCTTGAAGAGGGCGAAGTATCAGACGAGGCCGAACGTCGGCCGGAGGAGAGTGAGCCTCGGCCCGTGTGCCGGTTCTTCTCGCGCGGCGCTTGCACGTGGGGCGTCAGCTGCAG GTTCCTACACCCGGGCGTCACGGACAAGGGCAACTACAACATGTTCGACGTGGTGCGAGGAGTCCCCGCAGCGGGCTACACGGCGCCGCCGCGCGACGCCGCCCCACCTGAGTCCGCCTGGGAACGCGGCCTGAGAACTGCCAAGGAG ATGCTAAGGATAGCAAACAAACGTAAGGAGCAAGACATGGACTTCGAGGAGAAGAAGCTACACCTGTCCGTAGGCGGTGTAGTCCACGACCCTGACGCGGAGCTAGCGTACGCGGCCGCCGCCGTTGGTGCCTCACCACCCCGACATGAACCTATGCGCGATCCGGATGTTTTCCGGCCAGG ACATGACGTTCACGGTCCGTACGGGCCTATGTACCGCGGTCGCTTCCCGCGGCCGGTGCTGGACGAGCGCGAGCGTTTCTTCGAGCGGGAGCGTGTTTATGAGCGGGAGCGGGTCTACGACCGGGGGCACTATGACGAGCGCTCCGCCATGCCTGAGGAACCGGCCTACCATAAG cgccgcgtccgatCGTCGCGCGAAGTGATCGTCCAACGCGCCGAAGTGGAGCGCCGCGAGGCGCGCGAAGGGCGGCGGGACGGGCGCGAGGGCCGGCCCCGGGACGCGCGGGACATGCGGGACCAGCGGGACATGCGGGACCCGCGGGACATGCGGGATCCGCGGGACGGGCGGGACCCGCGGGACGGGCGCGGCGACGACTGGGCCGACCCGTGGATGCGCGCCGAGCCCGCCGCGCGTCGCCGCCGCCCGCCCTCCTCCGACGACTCCTACTCCTCCTCGAG ACTGTCGCCGTCGGTGATCGTGCGCGAGCGGCGCATGGCGAGCGCGCGCGCCACGGCCATGAAcccgcccgcgccgcgccgccgcgcgccctcgcccgccgccgcgcgccaGCTCGCCGCCAACCCGCCCGCCCCGCCCCGGCACAAG GATGAAATTGATCCATATGGTCGCAGCAAAGCATCTAGTCGAAACAGAGACCGAAAACGATACTCCAGATCATCTTCATCTGGTTCAG AATCGTCATCATCCTCCAGTGAATCAGAGAGTGAGTCTCACTCGTCATCTTCATCGGGAAGTTCcggggcgcggcgggcgcgtCAGGCGCGACTCCTCAACGCGGCTGCGAGGCCTAG gTTAAATGCTAAATCCAGTGCCGGTTTAGCAGCTGCAGTCTCAACAACAGTAGCAAGCAAAAAGGAAACCACTAGTGATAAAG aaTCCGGTGGCAAAAAGCGGCCAGCTGGCTCACCACCCAACTCGGGACCAGCAAAGAAACCAGTCTCTAGGAGAGAAGAGCTACTCAAGCAATTAAAGGCGGTGGAGGATGCCATAGCCAGAAAGAGATCCAAGATTTAA
- the LOC134795508 gene encoding zinc finger CCCH domain-containing protein 18 isoform X2 has translation MDSEDSRDGQGDAQSSSSSSSSSSRSRRSSSSSVSSKKDAKSPPHSPPRSPPRSPPRSPPRSPPQSPPQSPPQSPPRSPRSQSSDCPRSPSPEIRSRSCSLRSQSPSKARSPSNLSGAHSDINSPENSMPTSPAGPKSPDAPKSPSEPGSPDNREQYSARHSGGEGPKTPQSPSSSVHSGAGSPDTRSRPASPDSASQATSPSRDPNRNSRPTSPSPDRNSSRSSVVMSPKKREWSPKENWRRHTKAEQKMVPRSRERSRSESSQSSRSSSYNKRTSAKDPATEEISEGEMESDQEDDKKSRSKSQSSDKADAKDLNISHEDLSDVSDLDSLGPDDSAKGAKPKSTPASPEKPEVNGNNGISSQSSPKSPKSDSGKVDTPKLDKVPLEKTSNTEDGEEQLDFEAEEGECVEPKTAEQANGDGEIVDQAEEVKPRRVSRGSSLEEGEVSDEAERRPEESEPRPVCRFFSRGACTWGVSCRFLHPGVTDKGNYNMFDVVRGVPAAGYTAPPRDAAPPESAWERGLRTAKEMLRIANKRKEQDMDFEEKKLHLSVGGVVHDPDAELAYAAAAVGASPPRHEPMRDPDVFRPGHDVHGPYGPMYRGRFPRPVLDERERFFERERVYERERVYDRGHYDERSAMPEEPAYHKRRVRSSREVIVQRAEVERREAREGRRDGREGRPRDARDMRDQRDMRDPRDMRDPRDGRDPRDGRGDDWADPWMRAEPAARRRRPPSSDDSYSSSSSRSSRSPGARRKRRASSSSRQRLSPSVIVRERRMASARATAMNPPAPRRRAPSPAAARQLAANPPAPPRHKDEIDPYGRSKASSRNRDRKRYSRSSSSGSESSSSSSESESESHSSSSSGSSGARRARQARLLNAAARPRLNAKSSAGLAAAVSTTVASKKETTSDKESGGKKRPAGSPPNSGPAKKPVSRREELLKQLKAVEDAIARKRSKI, from the exons ATGGATTCAGAAGATTCCCGTGATGGTCAGGGAGATGCACAGTCATCTTCAAGTAGTAGCAGCTCAAGCTCCAGAAGTCGCCGAAGCTCATCATCAAGTGTGTCATCTAAAAAAGATGCAAAGTCACCTCCACATTCTCCTCCTCGGTCACCACCTCGGTCACCACCACGGTCACCACCGCGGTCACCACCACAGTCTCCTCCACAATCACCTCCACAGTCACCACCTAGATCACCTCGCTCACAAAGTTCTGATTGCCCAAGGTCTCCATCACCAGAGATCCGCTCACGATCCTGTTCACTGCGATCCCAATCTCCTAGTAAAGCACGCTCCCCCAGTAACTTGAGCGGAGCTCATTCAGATATAAATTCACCTGAAAATTCTATGCCAACTTCACCTGCTGGTCCAAAATCACCAGATGCTCCAAAGTCACCCAGTGAGCCTGGTTCTCCTGACAACCGTGAGCAATACTCGGCGCGACATTCAGGTGGTGAAGGTCCAAAGACTCCTCAAAGTCCGAGCAGTTCAGTCCATTCAGGTGCTGGATCACCCGACACTAGGTCTCGGCCTGCTTCGCCTGACTCTGCATCGCAGGCAACATCTCCTTCAAGAGATCCTAACCGAAATTCCCGTCCTACAAGTCCCTCTCCAGATAGGAATTCGTCTAGGTCATCAGTAGTAATGTCACCAAAAAAACGAGAATGGAGCCCTAAAGAAAACTGGAGGAGGCATACTAAAGCTGAACAGAAAATGGTACCTAGATCACGAGAAAGAAGCAGATCGGAATCTAGTCAGTCGAGTAGGAGCTCTTCATATAATAAGAGAACTAGCGCTAAGGACCCTGCTACTGAAGAGATTTCTGAAG gtgAAATGGAATCAGATCAGGAAGATGATAAAAAATCTAGGAGTAAATCACAAAGTAGCGATAAAGCTGATGCAAAAGATTTGAATATCAGCCATGAAGACCTATCAGATGTATCAGACCTAGACTCTTTAGGGCCAGACGATAGTGCTAAAGGAGCAAAG CCTAAATCTACACCGGCATCTCCAGAAAAACCTGAGGTTAATGGAAATAATGGGATAAGCTCGCAATCATCACCTAAGTCTCCTAAATCAGACAGTGGAAAAGTAGACACACCTAAACTGGACAAA GTTCCCCTAGAAAAGACCAGTAACACAGAGGATGGCGAGGAGCAACTAGACTTTGAGGCTGAGGAAGGTGAATGCGTGGAGCCTAAAACTGCTGAACAAGCTAATGGAGATGGAGAAATTGTTGACCAAG ctgAAGAAGTGAAGCCACGCCGAGTATCTAGAGGCTCATCGCTTGAAGAGGGCGAAGTATCAGACGAGGCCGAACGTCGGCCGGAGGAGAGTGAGCCTCGGCCCGTGTGCCGGTTCTTCTCGCGCGGCGCTTGCACGTGGGGCGTCAGCTGCAG GTTCCTACACCCGGGCGTCACGGACAAGGGCAACTACAACATGTTCGACGTGGTGCGAGGAGTCCCCGCAGCGGGCTACACGGCGCCGCCGCGCGACGCCGCCCCACCTGAGTCCGCCTGGGAACGCGGCCTGAGAACTGCCAAGGAG ATGCTAAGGATAGCAAACAAACGTAAGGAGCAAGACATGGACTTCGAGGAGAAGAAGCTACACCTGTCCGTAGGCGGTGTAGTCCACGACCCTGACGCGGAGCTAGCGTACGCGGCCGCCGCCGTTGGTGCCTCACCACCCCGACATGAACCTATGCGCGATCCGGATGTTTTCCGGCCAGG ACATGACGTTCACGGTCCGTACGGGCCTATGTACCGCGGTCGCTTCCCGCGGCCGGTGCTGGACGAGCGCGAGCGTTTCTTCGAGCGGGAGCGTGTTTATGAGCGGGAGCGGGTCTACGACCGGGGGCACTATGACGAGCGCTCCGCCATGCCTGAGGAACCGGCCTACCATAAG cgccgcgtccgatCGTCGCGCGAAGTGATCGTCCAACGCGCCGAAGTGGAGCGCCGCGAGGCGCGCGAAGGGCGGCGGGACGGGCGCGAGGGCCGGCCCCGGGACGCGCGGGACATGCGGGACCAGCGGGACATGCGGGACCCGCGGGACATGCGGGATCCGCGGGACGGGCGGGACCCGCGGGACGGGCGCGGCGACGACTGGGCCGACCCGTGGATGCGCGCCGAGCCCGCCGCGCGTCGCCGCCGCCCGCCCTCCTCCGACGACTCCTACTCCTCCTCGAG TTCTCGCAGCTCGCGGTCGCCGGGCGCGCGACGCAAGAGAAGGGCCTCGTCGTCTTCGAGACAACG ACTGTCGCCGTCGGTGATCGTGCGCGAGCGGCGCATGGCGAGCGCGCGCGCCACGGCCATGAAcccgcccgcgccgcgccgccgcgcgccctcgcccgccgccgcgcgccaGCTCGCCGCCAACCCGCCCGCCCCGCCCCGGCACAAG GATGAAATTGATCCATATGGTCGCAGCAAAGCATCTAGTCGAAACAGAGACCGAAAACGATACTCCAGATCATCTTCATCTGGTTCAG AATCGTCATCATCCTCCAGTGAATCAGAGAGTGAGTCTCACTCGTCATCTTCATCGGGAAGTTCcggggcgcggcgggcgcgtCAGGCGCGACTCCTCAACGCGGCTGCGAGGCCTAG gTTAAATGCTAAATCCAGTGCCGGTTTAGCAGCTGCAGTCTCAACAACAGTAGCAAGCAAAAAGGAAACCACTAGTGATAAAG aaTCCGGTGGCAAAAAGCGGCCAGCTGGCTCACCACCCAACTCGGGACCAGCAAAGAAACCAGTCTCTAGGAGAGAAGAGCTACTCAAGCAATTAAAGGCGGTGGAGGATGCCATAGCCAGAAAGAGATCCAAGATTTAA
- the LOC134795508 gene encoding zinc finger CCCH domain-containing protein 18 isoform X1, with product MDSEDSRDGQGDAQSSSSSSSSSSRSRRSSSSSVSSKKDAKSPPHSPPRSPPRSPPRSPPRSPPQSPPQSPPQSPPRSPRSQSSDCPRSPSPEIRSRSCSLRSQSPSKARSPSNLSGAHSDINSPENSMPTSPAGPKSPDAPKSPSEPGSPDNREQYSARHSGGEGPKTPQSPSSSVHSGAGSPDTRSRPASPDSASQATSPSRDPNRNSRPTSPSPDRNSSRSSVVMSPKKREWSPKENWRRHTKAEQKMVPRSRERSRSESSQSSRSSSYNKRTSAKDPATEEISEGEMESDQEDDKKSRSKSQSSDKADAKDLNISHEDLSDVSDLDSLGPDDSAKGAKPKSTPASPEKPEVNGNNGISSQSSPKSPKSDSGKVDTPKLDKVPLEKTSNTEDGEEQLDFEAEEGECVEPKTAEQANGDGEIVDQAEEVKPRRVSRGSSLEEGEVSDEAERRPEESEPRPVCRFFSRGACTWGVSCRFLHPGVTDKGNYNMFDVVRGVPAAGYTAPPRDAAPPESAWERGLRTAKEMLRIANKRKEQDMDFEEKKLHLSVGGVVHDPDAELAYAAAAVGASPPRHEPMRDPDVFRPGHDVHGPYGPMYRGRFPRPVLDERERFFERERVYERERVYDRGHYDERSAMPEEPAYHKRRVRSSREVIVQRAEVERREAREGRRDGREGRPRDARDMRDQRDMRDPRDMRDPRDGRDPRDGRGDDWADPWMRAEPAARRRRPPSSDDSYSSSSSSNSSSRSSRSPGARRKRRASSSSRQRLSPSVIVRERRMASARATAMNPPAPRRRAPSPAAARQLAANPPAPPRHKDEIDPYGRSKASSRNRDRKRYSRSSSSGSESSSSSSESESESHSSSSSGSSGARRARQARLLNAAARPRLNAKSSAGLAAAVSTTVASKKETTSDKESGGKKRPAGSPPNSGPAKKPVSRREELLKQLKAVEDAIARKRSKI from the exons ATGGATTCAGAAGATTCCCGTGATGGTCAGGGAGATGCACAGTCATCTTCAAGTAGTAGCAGCTCAAGCTCCAGAAGTCGCCGAAGCTCATCATCAAGTGTGTCATCTAAAAAAGATGCAAAGTCACCTCCACATTCTCCTCCTCGGTCACCACCTCGGTCACCACCACGGTCACCACCGCGGTCACCACCACAGTCTCCTCCACAATCACCTCCACAGTCACCACCTAGATCACCTCGCTCACAAAGTTCTGATTGCCCAAGGTCTCCATCACCAGAGATCCGCTCACGATCCTGTTCACTGCGATCCCAATCTCCTAGTAAAGCACGCTCCCCCAGTAACTTGAGCGGAGCTCATTCAGATATAAATTCACCTGAAAATTCTATGCCAACTTCACCTGCTGGTCCAAAATCACCAGATGCTCCAAAGTCACCCAGTGAGCCTGGTTCTCCTGACAACCGTGAGCAATACTCGGCGCGACATTCAGGTGGTGAAGGTCCAAAGACTCCTCAAAGTCCGAGCAGTTCAGTCCATTCAGGTGCTGGATCACCCGACACTAGGTCTCGGCCTGCTTCGCCTGACTCTGCATCGCAGGCAACATCTCCTTCAAGAGATCCTAACCGAAATTCCCGTCCTACAAGTCCCTCTCCAGATAGGAATTCGTCTAGGTCATCAGTAGTAATGTCACCAAAAAAACGAGAATGGAGCCCTAAAGAAAACTGGAGGAGGCATACTAAAGCTGAACAGAAAATGGTACCTAGATCACGAGAAAGAAGCAGATCGGAATCTAGTCAGTCGAGTAGGAGCTCTTCATATAATAAGAGAACTAGCGCTAAGGACCCTGCTACTGAAGAGATTTCTGAAG gtgAAATGGAATCAGATCAGGAAGATGATAAAAAATCTAGGAGTAAATCACAAAGTAGCGATAAAGCTGATGCAAAAGATTTGAATATCAGCCATGAAGACCTATCAGATGTATCAGACCTAGACTCTTTAGGGCCAGACGATAGTGCTAAAGGAGCAAAG CCTAAATCTACACCGGCATCTCCAGAAAAACCTGAGGTTAATGGAAATAATGGGATAAGCTCGCAATCATCACCTAAGTCTCCTAAATCAGACAGTGGAAAAGTAGACACACCTAAACTGGACAAA GTTCCCCTAGAAAAGACCAGTAACACAGAGGATGGCGAGGAGCAACTAGACTTTGAGGCTGAGGAAGGTGAATGCGTGGAGCCTAAAACTGCTGAACAAGCTAATGGAGATGGAGAAATTGTTGACCAAG ctgAAGAAGTGAAGCCACGCCGAGTATCTAGAGGCTCATCGCTTGAAGAGGGCGAAGTATCAGACGAGGCCGAACGTCGGCCGGAGGAGAGTGAGCCTCGGCCCGTGTGCCGGTTCTTCTCGCGCGGCGCTTGCACGTGGGGCGTCAGCTGCAG GTTCCTACACCCGGGCGTCACGGACAAGGGCAACTACAACATGTTCGACGTGGTGCGAGGAGTCCCCGCAGCGGGCTACACGGCGCCGCCGCGCGACGCCGCCCCACCTGAGTCCGCCTGGGAACGCGGCCTGAGAACTGCCAAGGAG ATGCTAAGGATAGCAAACAAACGTAAGGAGCAAGACATGGACTTCGAGGAGAAGAAGCTACACCTGTCCGTAGGCGGTGTAGTCCACGACCCTGACGCGGAGCTAGCGTACGCGGCCGCCGCCGTTGGTGCCTCACCACCCCGACATGAACCTATGCGCGATCCGGATGTTTTCCGGCCAGG ACATGACGTTCACGGTCCGTACGGGCCTATGTACCGCGGTCGCTTCCCGCGGCCGGTGCTGGACGAGCGCGAGCGTTTCTTCGAGCGGGAGCGTGTTTATGAGCGGGAGCGGGTCTACGACCGGGGGCACTATGACGAGCGCTCCGCCATGCCTGAGGAACCGGCCTACCATAAG cgccgcgtccgatCGTCGCGCGAAGTGATCGTCCAACGCGCCGAAGTGGAGCGCCGCGAGGCGCGCGAAGGGCGGCGGGACGGGCGCGAGGGCCGGCCCCGGGACGCGCGGGACATGCGGGACCAGCGGGACATGCGGGACCCGCGGGACATGCGGGATCCGCGGGACGGGCGGGACCCGCGGGACGGGCGCGGCGACGACTGGGCCGACCCGTGGATGCGCGCCGAGCCCGCCGCGCGTCGCCGCCGCCCGCCCTCCTCCGACGACTCCTACTCCTCCTCGAG CTCTTCAAATTCCAGTTCTCGCAGCTCGCGGTCGCCGGGCGCGCGACGCAAGAGAAGGGCCTCGTCGTCTTCGAGACAACG ACTGTCGCCGTCGGTGATCGTGCGCGAGCGGCGCATGGCGAGCGCGCGCGCCACGGCCATGAAcccgcccgcgccgcgccgccgcgcgccctcgcccgccgccgcgcgccaGCTCGCCGCCAACCCGCCCGCCCCGCCCCGGCACAAG GATGAAATTGATCCATATGGTCGCAGCAAAGCATCTAGTCGAAACAGAGACCGAAAACGATACTCCAGATCATCTTCATCTGGTTCAG AATCGTCATCATCCTCCAGTGAATCAGAGAGTGAGTCTCACTCGTCATCTTCATCGGGAAGTTCcggggcgcggcgggcgcgtCAGGCGCGACTCCTCAACGCGGCTGCGAGGCCTAG gTTAAATGCTAAATCCAGTGCCGGTTTAGCAGCTGCAGTCTCAACAACAGTAGCAAGCAAAAAGGAAACCACTAGTGATAAAG aaTCCGGTGGCAAAAAGCGGCCAGCTGGCTCACCACCCAACTCGGGACCAGCAAAGAAACCAGTCTCTAGGAGAGAAGAGCTACTCAAGCAATTAAAGGCGGTGGAGGATGCCATAGCCAGAAAGAGATCCAAGATTTAA